The following proteins come from a genomic window of Tenebrio molitor chromosome 9, icTenMoli1.1, whole genome shotgun sequence:
- the LOC138139357 gene encoding low density lipoprotein receptor adapter protein 1-like, with protein sequence MAFLKSIWKTNGKHHKLSEELALQNAKEAESEQMEMIENENDVITFKLKYLGSTVVEKMTGDNISTEAVKNIIKVTKAGRKKLQRVHIAISLKGIVVTDLEGNDILKISIYRISNCSTDPTHRQVFSFVSTDSHETMECHAFICPKRKMAETVTLAVAHAFGTAYEAWRIMPSTKEFTSKENERNNINQKEEGKKSAESDIVEEKLIDFDDEPDTENQSFDFGRPPCQENSHWVCFDDDFKTDLIMA encoded by the exons ATGGCGTTCCTGAAGAGCATCTGGAAGACTAACGGCAAGCACCACA AATTATCAGAAGAACTGGCGCTGCAGAATGCGAAAGAAGCAGAGTCGGAACAAatggaaatgatcgaaaatgaaaatgatgtGATCACGTTTAAACTAAAATATTTAG GCAGTACCGTAGTGGAGAAAATGACAGGGGACAACATTAGCACCGAGGCTGTCAAGAATATAATCAAAGTGACCAAAGCTGGGAGGAAGAAGCTGCAAAGAGTCCACATAGCGATCTCCCTCAAAGGAATTGTGGTGACAGACTTGGAAGGCAACGACATATTGAAAATTTCCATATACAG AATCTCGAATTGTTCGACGGATCCCACCCACCGGCAAGTATTCTCTTTCGTCTCGACCGACTCCCACGAGACCATGGAGTGCCACGCTTTCATCTGTCCGAAAAGAAAGATGGCGGAGACGGTGACGTTGGCGGTGGCGCACGCCTTCGGCACGGCCTACGAGGCCTGGAGGATCATGCCGTCGACGAAAGAGTTCACCTCGAAGGAGAACGAGAGGAACAACATCAACCAGAAGGAAGAAGGAAAGAAGAGCGCGGAGAGCGACATCGTCGAGGAAAAACTAATCGATTTTGATGACGAACCGGACACGGAAAATCAATCGTTCGATTTCGGGAGGCCCCCCTGTCAGGAGAACAGCCACTGG GTGTGCTTTGACGACGACTTCAAAACAGACTTAATAATGGCTTAA
- the U2af50 gene encoding splicing factor U2AF 50 kDa subunit isoform X1: MGEEKDGKGNERERSRERGDRDKDRRRRSRSREHRRRSRSRSRDRRRRSRSSSASASKDQQQLTMTVFASRNRHKSHSRRRKPSLYWDVPPPGFEHITPLQYKAMQAAGQIPANIVADTPQAAVPVVGSTITRQARRLYVGNIPFGVTEEEMMEFFNQQMHLSGLAQAAGNPVLACQINLDKNFAFLEFRSIDETTQAMAFDGINFKGQSLKIRRPHDYQPMPGMAESSISVPAGVISTVVPDSPHKIFIGGLPNYLNEDQVKELLMSFGQLRAFNLVKDTAFGLSKGYAFAEYIDITMTDQAIAGLNGMQLGDKRLIVQRASVGAKNTTVLPAVQIQVPGLSLVGASGPATEVLCLLNMVTPDELKDEEEYEDILEDIKEECNKYGVVRSIEIPRPIDGVEVPGCGKVFVEFNSVLDCQKAQQTLTGRKFSNRVVVTSYFDPDKYHRREF; encoded by the exons ATGGGGGAGGAGAAAG ATGGCAAGGGGAACGAGAGAGAAAGGAGCAGAGAACGGGGTGACCGGGACAAGGATCGGAGGCGGCGGTCCAGGTCCAGGGAGCACAGGAGACGGTCCCGGTCGAGGAGCAGGGACCGGCGCAGGAGGAGCAGATCTTCGTCCGC ATCCGCCTCGAAGGACCAACAGCAGTTGACAATGACTGTGTTCGCTTCCAGGAACCGTCACAAGAGTCACTCGCGTAGGCGTAAACCGTCTCTGTATTGGGACGTGCCCCCTCCGGGGTTCGAGCACATCACCCCTTTACAGTACAAGGCTATGCAGGCGGCGGGTCAAATTCCGGCCAACATCGTTGCGGACACGCCGCAAGCCGCCGTGCCGGTGGTCGGATCGACGATCACGCGACAGGCCCGCCGCCTCTACGTCGGCAACATACCCTTCGGGGTGACCGAGGAGGAGATGATGGAGTTTTTTAATCAGCAGATGCACCTGAGCGGTCTGGCTCAAGCCGCCGGCAATCCGGTCCTGGCGTGCCAGATCAATCTGGACAAGAATTTCGCTTTTCTGGAGTTCAGGTCCATCGACGAGACGACGCAGGCGATGGCGTTCGACGGGATCAATTTTAAAG GTCAAAGCTTGAAGATTAGGCGGCCGCACGACTATCAACCTATGCCAGGTATGGCCGAAAGTAGTATTAGTGTTCCAGCGGGGGTTATCAGTACGGTCGTGCCCGACTCTCCGCACAAGATCTTTATCGGAGGACTACCGAATTACTTGAACGAGGACCAG GTGAAAGAACTGTTGATGTCATTTGGACAGTTAAGGGCCTTCAATCTGGTCAAAGACACCGCCTTTGGACTGAGCAAAGGCTACGCTTTTGCCGAATACATCGACATCACGATGACAGATCAG GCGATCGCTGGCTTGAACGGGATGCAATTAGGGGACAAACGCCTGATAGTCCAGAGGGCGAGCGTGGGGGCCAAGAACACGACGGTCTTGCCCGCGGTTCAAATCCAAGTGCCGGGTCTGAGTCTTGTGGGGGCGTCAGGACCCGCCACCGAAGTTCTCTGCTTGTTGAACATGGTCACGCCTGACGAGCTCAAAGACGAGGAAGAGTACGAAGACATTCTAGAAGATATTAAAGAAGAATGCAACAAATACGGCGTCGTTCGAAGTATAGAAATTCCGAGACCTATAGATGGCGTTGAGGTGCCGGGATGTGGAAAA GTGTTCGTCGAGTTCAACTCAGTTTTGGATTGCCAAAAGGCCCAGCAGACTTTGACTGGACGAAAGTTCAGTAATAGAGTGGTGGTCACGTCTTACTTTGACCCAGATAAGTATCATAGGAGAGAATTTTAA
- the LOC138139356 gene encoding tax1-binding protein 1 homolog, which yields METKIALMSDQLTVRFVEVLERYPYNEDIECRYMLNNYKVQDGDRVAIFKMGWKSLRNYVLFEWAVDSSLANLSSVIFSKYDLPNSPNDLYQFCYISGENVVQGISTPFQISGDEPKSTFKLSSPPKKDEKNLHLRQLLTLKDQEILRLKEENAILRESLKSMVEQRRCQRTKNYDDDINELKDVTKKLKDAILGQQVEMESLKIEIKKDRASQKNLMLEKILAEKKFDAISRKSESSNIKRLNFDFDIGNLESVPPFPFNCS from the exons atggaaacaaaaatagcGTTAATGTCCGACCAGCTAACG GTGAGATTTGTCGAGGTCCTAGAGCGATACCCATACAATGAAGACATAGAGTGTAGATACATGTTGAACAATTACAAAGTCCAGGACGGCGATCGGGTCGCTATATTCAAGATGGGGTGGAAGTCACTGCGAAATTACGTTTTATTTGAGTGGGCTGTCGACTCATCTTTAGCAAACTTAAGTTCAGTCATTTTCAGCA AGTACGACCTCCCAAACAGCCCCAATGATTTGTATCAATTCTGTTACATCAGTGGAGAAAATGTTGTTCAAGGTATCAGTACCCCATTCCAAATAAGCGGGGATGAACCTAAATCCACGTTTAAGTTAAGTTCGCCGCCGAAAAAAGACGAAAAAAACCTGCACTTGAGACAGTTGTTGACGTTAAAAGACCAAGAAATTTTGCGATTAAAAGAGGAAAATGCCATATTGCGGGAATCCCTTAAGTCTATGGTAGAGCAAAGGAGGTGTCAGAGGACCAAAAACTACGACGACGACATTAACGAGTTGAAAGACGTgacgaaaaaattgaaagacgCTATTTTGGGACAGCAAGTCGAAATGGAGTCTTTGAAAATCGAGATCAAAAAAGACAGAGccagtcaaaaaaatttaatgttggaaaaaatcctCGCGGAGAAAAAGTTCGACGCGATTAGTAGAAAAAGCGAGAGCAGTAATATTAAGAggctcaattttgattttgacatagGAAATCTGGAGTCTGTCCCACCGTTTCCATTTAATTGTTCTTAA
- the Aos1 gene encoding SUMO-activating enzyme subunit 1, protein MSEQQLSSAEAELYDRQIRLWGIESQEKLRAANVLLIGIRGLGSEIAKNILLSGINSLTILDDGVVTESDILHNFLLHEKVPVGSKIAEEVLPRAQSLNPLVKIATDTEPVSAKSADYFKEFTIVVATKIKFEHILKIDNVCREHSVKFIYGDVFGFFGFSVSDLQEHDYFEDRVQLIAGQKRGHDGEKKTVKIKGNMSYPPLNKVLILPNTKQDIIGIKKLSRPNNLFICMLTLLEFKKQTDREPDPSQKSDDVEKLKTIASDMIDLYQFSNVKLDNLYELLFGELAPVCAILGGVIAQEVIKAVSHKEVTINNIFLFDPVTYSGKELSVGA, encoded by the exons ATGAGTGAACAACAATTATCGTCCGCCGAGGCCGAACTTTACGACAGACAAATACGCCTGTGGGGGATAGAATCTCAAGAAAA GTTGAGAGCCGCCAATGTTTTGTTGATCGGAATCAGAGGCTTGGGTTCCGAAATCGCCAAAAATATCCTCTTGTCAGGAATCAATTCTCTCACGATTCTCGACGACGGTGTGGTGACGGAAAGCGatattttacacaattttctGCTTCACGAAAAAGTACCTGTGGGAAGCAAA ATCGCCGAAGAGGTTTTACCTAGGGCGCAGTCTTTGAATCCTTTAGTCAAAATAGCGACGGACACGGAACCAGTTTCTGCAAAATCTGCAGATTACTTTAAGGAGTTTACCATCGTAGTTgcaactaaaataaaattcgaacACATTCTCAAAATAGATAACGTGTGCCGGGAACACAGCGTGAAATTCATATACGGCGACGTTTTTGGATTTTTCGGTTTTTCAGTATCCGACTTGCAGGAACACGATTATTTTGA GGATCGCGTTCAGTTGATAGCCGGTCAGAAACGCGGTCACGACGGCGAGAAAAAGACCGTCAAAATAAAAGGCAACATGAGCTATCCACCTCTGAACAAGGTGTTGATTCTACCAAACACAAAACAGGACATAATAGggataaaaaaattgtcgcgCCCCAACAACTTGTTCATCTGCATGTTAA CGCTTTTAGAGTTCAAGAAACAAACCGACAGAGAGCCCGACCCCAGTCAAAAAAGCGACGacgtagaaaaattaaaaaccatCGCGTCGGACATGATCGATCTCTACCAGTTTTCGAACGTAAAACTGGACAACTTGTACGAGCTCTTGTTCGGCGAGTTGGCGCCGGTTTGCGCGATCCTCGGCGGAGTCATCGCGCAAGAAGTCATCAAAGCCGTCTCGCACAAGGAAGTCACAATCAACAACATTTTCCTTTTCGATCCGGTAACTTACAGCGGGAAGGAACTGAGTGTGGGGGCCTAG
- the U2af50 gene encoding splicing factor U2AF 50 kDa subunit isoform X2, producing the protein MGEEKDGKGNERERSRERGDRDKDRRRRSRSREHRRRSRSRSRDRRRRSRSSSANRHKSHSRRRKPSLYWDVPPPGFEHITPLQYKAMQAAGQIPANIVADTPQAAVPVVGSTITRQARRLYVGNIPFGVTEEEMMEFFNQQMHLSGLAQAAGNPVLACQINLDKNFAFLEFRSIDETTQAMAFDGINFKGQSLKIRRPHDYQPMPGMAESSISVPAGVISTVVPDSPHKIFIGGLPNYLNEDQVKELLMSFGQLRAFNLVKDTAFGLSKGYAFAEYIDITMTDQAIAGLNGMQLGDKRLIVQRASVGAKNTTVLPAVQIQVPGLSLVGASGPATEVLCLLNMVTPDELKDEEEYEDILEDIKEECNKYGVVRSIEIPRPIDGVEVPGCGKVFVEFNSVLDCQKAQQTLTGRKFSNRVVVTSYFDPDKYHRREF; encoded by the exons ATGGGGGAGGAGAAAG ATGGCAAGGGGAACGAGAGAGAAAGGAGCAGAGAACGGGGTGACCGGGACAAGGATCGGAGGCGGCGGTCCAGGTCCAGGGAGCACAGGAGACGGTCCCGGTCGAGGAGCAGGGACCGGCGCAGGAGGAGCAGATCTTCGTCCGC GAACCGTCACAAGAGTCACTCGCGTAGGCGTAAACCGTCTCTGTATTGGGACGTGCCCCCTCCGGGGTTCGAGCACATCACCCCTTTACAGTACAAGGCTATGCAGGCGGCGGGTCAAATTCCGGCCAACATCGTTGCGGACACGCCGCAAGCCGCCGTGCCGGTGGTCGGATCGACGATCACGCGACAGGCCCGCCGCCTCTACGTCGGCAACATACCCTTCGGGGTGACCGAGGAGGAGATGATGGAGTTTTTTAATCAGCAGATGCACCTGAGCGGTCTGGCTCAAGCCGCCGGCAATCCGGTCCTGGCGTGCCAGATCAATCTGGACAAGAATTTCGCTTTTCTGGAGTTCAGGTCCATCGACGAGACGACGCAGGCGATGGCGTTCGACGGGATCAATTTTAAAG GTCAAAGCTTGAAGATTAGGCGGCCGCACGACTATCAACCTATGCCAGGTATGGCCGAAAGTAGTATTAGTGTTCCAGCGGGGGTTATCAGTACGGTCGTGCCCGACTCTCCGCACAAGATCTTTATCGGAGGACTACCGAATTACTTGAACGAGGACCAG GTGAAAGAACTGTTGATGTCATTTGGACAGTTAAGGGCCTTCAATCTGGTCAAAGACACCGCCTTTGGACTGAGCAAAGGCTACGCTTTTGCCGAATACATCGACATCACGATGACAGATCAG GCGATCGCTGGCTTGAACGGGATGCAATTAGGGGACAAACGCCTGATAGTCCAGAGGGCGAGCGTGGGGGCCAAGAACACGACGGTCTTGCCCGCGGTTCAAATCCAAGTGCCGGGTCTGAGTCTTGTGGGGGCGTCAGGACCCGCCACCGAAGTTCTCTGCTTGTTGAACATGGTCACGCCTGACGAGCTCAAAGACGAGGAAGAGTACGAAGACATTCTAGAAGATATTAAAGAAGAATGCAACAAATACGGCGTCGTTCGAAGTATAGAAATTCCGAGACCTATAGATGGCGTTGAGGTGCCGGGATGTGGAAAA GTGTTCGTCGAGTTCAACTCAGTTTTGGATTGCCAAAAGGCCCAGCAGACTTTGACTGGACGAAAGTTCAGTAATAGAGTGGTGGTCACGTCTTACTTTGACCCAGATAAGTATCATAGGAGAGAATTTTAA